ACACAAAAATGATCACGACGAGGTTCAGGATTGTCCCGATAATGCCCAGCATTGCCAAGATGGACTCCTCTTTGCTCTCCTTTTCCtggttgcctttttcttcttcatttccacTAGTGATTACCATCTTGGTAGCCAGTTTCTTAATCCTTCTCCTCAGGCTAACctacaatgtaaaaaaagaaagaaagaaagagagaaggagagagcaaAGCAGAGAGTCAGAATACAATTGCTCTATTCATGAATTAGTGAACAGGCAAATTCTGTCAGTGTCAGTTcctaatttttccagtcttcagttctccacatttgcacatcagcttgcaatttttaaaattaaaactaaaaagGCCTCGTGAAAACGCTTCAGTACCTGAGGGCAATATTTACCACActtctgtatgcagttttgcatgatgttgtgacgtggggtttgtgatttcagctctcttgacataacatgctggagacagttctctagtaacagctctttattaaagtgaacaagactgactgtgagggcaggaaggctacatttatagggacagggaactagctagaaagggatacattttggagggaacaatatcaggcaatcacagtgctgccttttggagggaaccaataagacagaggatccaaatacagcagcttaaatgacccaatagtagctgtaccctctggaaccaaaaggcagttactttatcctaatgcaaatacagacaataaaaatacagagataaaatcctttgactcaatacacaacacccctccccccctagtgagcacagcagacgtaatccctcaggtactgtggggtcctacaacttctacttgatctcctgacaacaggtgttgcaggttctggattgggtgttacctgtggtggaggggctgctataggggtttcgtcaggaacagatggagtcccagacatctcagggtcccctacctgtacctcgtcatcctgaggactagcagaccctggttcatttgctgaagcccctggtgactgcacctctgggccatcttcactctggtctcgcagctgtgcgtcattagccagggatgaattatctgactcctccctgctgagcgcccggcgcctcagctgatctatatgtctcttccaaacttgcccattttccaaggtcacataataggacacaggtccactagcccgggtgatcacaccggccacccaccgcggacctcgtgaatagttcctcacccagaccagatcttcaggggcgagataccttgttgtgtcagtctcagcctggggggttgctcttgaattacggtttggcattttatctgggtggacataatccagcaccgttaccagtcttctacctaagagcagctcggcttgcgacttgcccgtcgcagtacacggcgtcgcatgctgcaaaaataacattcgcgcaatgcgagccgaccagttaccctccattaagcgtgcaatggattctttggctgttcttaccatgcgctcagcctgcccattggaggatgggtgaaagggcgcagatgtgacccctcttatgaagttatcagccaagaatgccctgaattcttgggatacaaaagctgccccattatctgatacaatggtctcaggtaacccgtgggttgcaaacagctgcctcaacaccttgattacggcagctgatgccatgctagggaccatcgccacttctaaccatttggaatatgcatcaacgataaccaaaaagaccttcccttggaatggcccagcaaaatctatgtgcagccggctccagggagtcctggactgctcccaccagtggactggtgctctggccacttctggccgcacctcttggcatgccttgcatgttcgtacccattgttctatgttctggtccattccaggccaccacacataacatcgggctagcgacttcatcctgaccattcccgggtgtcccatgtgaagcgtctcaagaaccctgtttctcagtggtgctgggatgatcaccctatctccccataggagacaacccttatgcatggacaattcgtgctgccttgtcgcataaggcctgaatttttcttcatgcggaccacctggccaccccctccccacccaagtgagcacacgggagagaacagcatctttcctcgttttctcagctatatcagtagctgttacaggagcccccggaagtgtttctagcatcataatgtgctccgccggagcaggatcctcattgctcccgccaggaaggggcaatcgactcagcgcatcagcgtggcacaactgtttccccggcacatgggtcaaggtgtactggaacccattcaggaatattgaccaacgcaacattctgggggagagaatttgtggcgtttgtttgtttgggttgaacaaccctaacagtggtttgtggtccgtttcaatggagaattggcgaccgtacaaataatcatagaaccttttgattcccgacacaattgctagtgcctctttatcaatttgagcatagttgcgctccgtgggtgacaacgtacgggaatagaaagagatgggcttttccgacccatccggttccctatgactcagcacagcccccaggccgtattgagaggcatcacatgccaggaccagcggcttcgactcatcataatgagcaaggacgctcctgctactcagcatttctcgcaaggagtcaaaagccttctgctgctcccgcccccatcgccacacattctttttctgcaatagtctatgtaatggttcagctaccgaagctttctggggtaagaacgaatgataaaagttaataagtcccaggaatgactgcaactccgtcttgttctgtggtcgtggtgcctcgatgatggccttaatcttagcatctgtggggtggatgcctgatgcatcaatcttaaaccccaagaaatccaccgttggcaccccaaaactgcatttttcctttttcagttgcaatcccacctccttgaacttgagcaacactgcacggacacgcgcaaccagttcctgtgggtcttttccagcaatcaaaacgtcatcaaaaaatggcaagacccctggcagacctcttaacaggcgttccatgagcccttgaaaaatccctggggccacacaaactccgaactgtaatctgttaactctgaacgcccctttatgtgtgacaatagtctgtgcttccgctgattgtggggttactggcagctgttggtaagcttgtgccaggtcaattttagcgaacaccttgcccccagccagtttagccaacagatgtgatacaactggaatggggtatgagtttcccctgagtgccttattgatagtacatttgtaatctgcacatatcctgacttccccatttgctttaaggggcgtgacgattggagtctcccacttagcagagtccacgggtgagagaactccctgcttgaccaatttatccagctctgcctcgatcttgggttgcagtgcaaatggcactcgccttggtttgagtcggattggggccaccccggggtccaactcgaagtcaactgggggccctttataacaacccagttttccattaaagagaccagcaaattccttgcataatgcctcgctcatctcagggcaggtttggattgaattaagccctgagatactcagtcccagggcggggaaccagtcagtgcccaggagactggggcgactgcccttcgcaatcaccagtttgagtacagcctgtttgtcccggaactgtactctcacagcacacattcccataacatggatgcggcctgctgagtacgactgcaaggttgccgggaagggctccagagggggcaacttacccctggggaagaatgtcttcgcggtctggtccgacacgatggtgaatgcagatccggagtccacctccatgttgcactgctgaccctcaattttcaccttgacgtgtgccttgccttgcgctggaaactgcacggccctcccgttgatctccgttacgtagtggcagtcctttagaaaacgagttgctgtgggcggtctgcgatgctccagtctaggtgctcctgtcgctcccgacgccgccgatctacagaccctggcgatgtgacccgtctttccgcacgtccggcacatagcatccctgaaacgacaactcttccgcccatggtttccgccacaacctgggcaactgccttgGTGATCTTTGTGCAcagtgcaggcctgacgcaccaactcgaccccacggactgggctctggctcggagtagcctctagcccgtccatggcatgcgcaacttctatctgtggcttagtggccttgcgac
The nucleotide sequence above comes from Zootoca vivipara chromosome 1, rZooViv1.1, whole genome shotgun sequence. Encoded proteins:
- the TUNAR gene encoding protein TUNAR, which produces MLGDFLLLMHCMVSLRRRIKKLATKMVITSGNEEEKGNQEKESKEESILAMLGIIGTILNLVVIIFVYIYTTL